The Glycine soja cultivar W05 chromosome 4, ASM419377v2, whole genome shotgun sequence genomic sequence CACAACTCCAAGGCCTGCTCTAGACAACAGGAATAATAGGTTGGTTAAAAAATCTGAGAAGCCAAGCAAGCAAGAACCAAATAAGGAAAAGGGCATGATAAAGAGGCAGGGAAAGAAATCTGATGTTAAAGAAGGCAAGTGAATTATTTGTGCACAGCAATATTTGTTTTATGATATCTATGATACATTTCTAGTTCTGTTAGTCTAAAACTTACATGATTTTGTTCTGCTCACAGTTAGCACTCCAAAGGGAGGCAAAGAAAATATGGTAAGTGGCTTTTATTAAGACTTAAGTCTAATTTTTAATGAGTTGATGCACTAGTAAAATATATGGCTTTTATTAAGATTTAAGTCTAATTTTTAATGAGTTGATGCACTAGTAAAATATATGGCTTATGTTTTTTTGCTACTCTTGTAGGAAGCTCGGACCACTGAAGAAAACAGCGTGACAGAAGTGGTGTAAACAATCTCATGTGCTTGTATTTCTGAAATTCTGATTCCCCAACTTTGAAGTTTGCCTAGGGGGTGTTCTCTGTGTGGAGCGTGCTTTTGTATATTGTATAGGCTGCATTTCTCTTTGCTTGGTCACTTGGCATATTGTGTTTGTGTCCTTTTATTATACAATTGCTAATCAAACCATACTGTATTGAATGTTATTGTTTGTCTATAAATGATTCCATACTATTTGTGAAGGCAAAAGATTTAATTCGAcataaaactttattttcttctgtATTATCTTCTGTATTAGTTTATGTGAATCTATTTTATAATCCTTTATAATGTAAAATGATCATATGCCCATGTTTAGGCTAGGCATTTATATATGCTGTAACACTGTCAACACGGGGAAAATCATTGAACACGCAACATTTATGTTAcctaaaaaaagaatcattctacaaaaatatttaaatttaataagttaTGCCTTGACAGTTATCCTGTTGTCTAATTACAAACACGTATGAAAATTTTGTTAGACTTTTACAACATTTTAACATCAATTATACTAAAAGTTAtaccaataataattttttattgattgatagtgtaaaatttTACACTAACAATAAATAACCATTAAACTCAATCAAGTGCATATTTATCTTGTCATCCTTGTACTTtggtattttcattttaaaaaaaaattaaatttaaaagttaaatgcaTACATATTTTTGTCTCGCTATCTTTCGTTTGTATTTCggtttcttaatttttgttcGAAGAATAAAATTGTGTAGCTAGGATAGCACCTACAAACATTTCAATTACGTCTAAATTCTTGCACTCCCTTTCTCCACCAtactagtttttatatttgatcTGAATTGACCAAGACTAGTGGACTACCCATTCACCCTCATCAATTTTCCTTCTCATCCGCGATTGTCTAATGTATCCTTGACAATAATGTCAGAAATTAGGGTATCAAAAACAAATTCAGGATGGACACCCAAAAGGGCCATTCACACGCAAGTTTCACGTGAAAAATATCcatatgataaattgataatgAGAGCAAATTATAATCACCAAATAAAATTCCACTTTTACTAGCATAATAATTAACTCAATATGGCGCATACAAGTACGCAATTACCAAGGATGGTGGAAAACAATGTCGCAGAGGGGTAGAAAGGGTAAATCATTCATGATCCAATGCAAACCAAAATGAAGCTAATTTTCAAAAACCATTGCGCGATCATAACCAATTCAGCAAACTACAACTTCTTTGTTGAATGTTTGACAACAATCCAAAGTAAATTGACACGCATAATTCTATTTTACATTAACTGACATATGCAATGCAAAAGCtacaataaattaaagataagaTGATGCTATCATTCATATCAGAAGAGAATATATATTTGATGAGTTTGCACAATCATTCTTATATATAGGTGCCACCACTGCAACCTAATTCATGCCCTCAAAGCTTCCTGCATATAAGGATGAACTTAGTCGGCTGTCCAACTCTGCTCCACGATTTCCCTCACTCTTCGATTGTATTCACGCTTGTTCTCGCTAAACATTCGAGCTGCTTCAGAGTTTGCAGGAGAATTTGGGTTGGGATCACAAAGCAATGACTGCAAAGGAGGAAAATTaccttttagaaaataattagaGCATGATGATTACTACATAGCAGGATAAATgctatatactttttttatttttttttatttcaggaAATAAAAGTGCCAGACTTCTGAATGCAATGTGTTGATGCCAAATAGTAGACTTAAGATGGTGTATGCACAATGTTGCTGGGATGGTGAGTTTGCTTCTAGGATCAATAGGTGGAAGCTAAGAAAACAAAGGGTACCATAAAGTGTGTGTAGGAAGAAATCATAGCATAAACTACTGGAATCACATTCCAGTCAAATGCACCATCCACTtgtgcaaaaaataaataaaaaaatccaaagcaACTTATATATCCCTCCAACACCAAGAGCCTCTGCAACATACAGAAGAAGATATTTGAATTGGGCAGATACATCAACCAATCTCCAAAAACCCAAGTAAAACTTAGCCCTAAATTGTTAAGCAACCTCAGTGCAAACGGCGGTAGCTACTTGTTTCATAACTTTCAAAGAACATAATAGAAACCATTTGTATTTAATCCTATCAAGTACAAAATGTCCAGACAAAAGCCTCAATCTCAGACATGAGTTGGGATGTTCCAAAAAATTACTTAGGTAGCCTTGGACGAGGCTTTTTATTTCAAAGCTACacttaaaaagttaaaacttaAGAATAATACCTTGAAACAAGGCTGAAATTATTtggtaattttatattatagctTAAACCCTCTTAACCAAACCTTTCTTGCTCACACACTCAAACCCCTTCACCTCAACCAGCCACCTCTGCAGATCCCTCACAACTCACAAGCCCATGGTCGCTGTTCTGTGAATCAAGACCCACCATGCTCAGTCCTAAAACTAGTTCTACCAGAGCCATCGAAGATGACCAGTAGGACCAACCAACCCCCATTCTGAACTGCCCAGAACCATCCATGTCCATCACTTGTGTTAGAGCCAAGCCCAGCCACTCCAAACAACGAATTACTGCAGACCCAAGTCATGCTggggaaaaaaatgcacacaataTGTACCAAAGACAACACACAAATGCACCATATAGAAATAGTGAAAGAtacatattttaatgttttattttcacgAAAACTCCAACAAAATATTCACCATCACAAATAATATACAAGTTTTCTGAACAAACTTGAAAAACCCTCCCCAGATAATGTTTCAGCCTACAAACCCATGTCACTCAAAATTTACAATGAATGATAGACACTCCCTCACTCACAAACAATAGTCTCTCTCACATCTGTTGGACTCACATCTCTTCTGCTTGGGTACATGGCCCCTCTTTAGGTTGGGATGAATCTCCTTATCTcaatgacctctatttataatgGTGGTGAATAACCTCTAAAGATTTCATGGATACAcaccaattaattattaattatttcttacaATTCCAAGAATCATCTCCATTAGAAATTATCATCACACACTAGAATTAATGTTTGAAAATTTGCAATTGACATTCCCAACAAGTCAGCACCATTGGGAGTTGTGAAATGTGAATGGTGTTGCTCATTGCTAACTCACTGTAGGACTAGGATGTCAGGTACTTGGAGATAGATAGGAAAGAGAAGCATGTTTTCAACTTAGAGGAATAGAATCTCATCCAATTAACTTCTGTGGAAGccccctttcattttttttttaattcatcaaaacatcttttatTTTAGAGCTTTTATAAAATGGTATTTGGCCAATCACACATTTTGACAGGGATAGAAGCTCAAAAATAGTTGGGTCAAATGCTAAAGCCATCTCAGATAAGAAGACAAATTATCAAGAAATCATATCAAAGAAACCAACTCATGTTTCTCAAAAGTTACAGAAAAAGCTGAAATTGCAAGAAAGGTTCACCAGGACACAACTCATCAAATCAATTCCCTATGCATGGTAAAAAATCCAGCAAGCTCTGAGGTCCAGGAAAGCAGATGCCCCTAACCACATATTTTCCCAAAACCAAGATGACCATGAACAGTTCCCCACTCAGAAAAAGCTCAAAAAATGGATACAAAGAGGGGTATACCAACAAAATGAACCTCTAGGTACATACATGAATAATATCACCAGGTTTTGGCCACCAACTACCGAAGGTGCATAGGCTTATAGTATACCTCTGAATTAATAGCAGTTTTTCTCTAGAAGTGTAAAATAGATGGCTTGGATAAAATGAGTCGAAATAAATTGGATgggtaaaaaacaaaaatctgtcCACTTGTGAcctattaaaaatgtattaaaaacagAAATGCTAGTTGCTacgaatatattaaattttaatatatgtacATGTCAATAAAAAATCTCACCAAAATTACTCTCATAATGAGCACTGTTTTCAGAAGAACCTGCAATTGGCCTCTATTTCTATGACCATCATTGATCCAATTTCTTAAcccattgttttttaaaattgatggaTGGTTTATTAACCATCCAGAAATAAATGTTGATCTAACCcattaagttttattatgattGAGAGGATTGGTTGGATTTATTCATGGACTGATTGGATGGTTACTGAATAAATGATGCAATTGCCACCTCCAGTTTTCCCCTAGAATATCCTATTCCGACAGAAGGTCCATCATCAAAATTTTCCCAATACTCTGAGCTACATTGAATAGGATTTTCTTATAGGTATATAATAGGTAGGATACTTAATAAACATTTCATTCTGAATGTAATAAGCACACACAAGAAAAAAGGTCACTCCCTTCCAATTGCCAAGACTTTTGaaagtcttttgtcaagaggatTTCAAAATGAAGCAGTAAATGAAAGATAGCTGCAGATAGGGAAGGCAAAATTCACTGTTAAGGCAGATACCAAAAGAGATTTCCCCAGTATTTTTTGACCTAGACTGCAAATAGGAAAACTATTTTCCATCTACATGTCAATGACAATCCTAGATTAACACTTAAACTCGgaattctcaaaataattatcatattctttcaattaaattaacaagatgcgaaaagagaaaaattgttGATGGTGCCATAAGCATAATAGAGCATGCGGAAGATGTGTCATGGTGAAGGTACTCTCCAAATAATTGTCCTAGACTCctagtgtttaaaaaaaaaaatcattcttggACCTCTAGAGATCGTCAACATACACAAAGGCACATTTCGTAATAAAGGGCAATGCTAACTGCTATGTGTCAACTCTAAGACCAATAGGCATAACTAAGAAGCCAAGTTACAAGgtttcatttcaatttgagCAGAGCAGAACAGTGTGACACCGTACAGATCAAGAGGTAACTGACTATTAAAATGTAGAGAAGAGTATAACTTTTTCGgattgaaagaaaatgaaaattttagtgATAGATTTAATGATGTACAAAATATCTGCTTGCTTAGTTCATTTGTAAAATATACAAATGAAATACTAGATGATACCTGGATAGATGTGAGTATAGCAGCCACATCATATATAGGACTCCACTGATTTTGTAGTATATCCAAACAAATACTTCCATCAGCATAAACTACACgaagttgaaaaaatgaattagaGCTACACAGCTAAATTTATTGATACTCCAACGTAAAGATTTTCCACCTAATACTTACTATTTGGATGAAACATGCGAGACACAAATCGCACAGTTGGTGGTTTATTTGGATAATCCTCAGTAAACTGGAGAGTCAACTTGAACGTGCCTGAATAACTCAAAATATGACACACAGTTATGTAACACACAAGATGGAAAAAGAACCTGACACTTGACAAACATTTCAAAATTGTTTTCTAGTAAGATCTTCGGTAAAGAAATCCACTCACCTCCATCCCATGGAGTATCATCAG encodes the following:
- the LOC114409747 gene encoding ubiquitin-conjugating enzyme E2 2; translated protein: MSTPARKRLMRDFKRLQQDPPAGISGAPQDNNIMLWNAVIFGPDDTPWDGGTFKLTLQFTEDYPNKPPTVRFVSRMFHPNIYADGSICLDILQNQWSPIYDVAAILTSIQSLLCDPNPNSPANSEAARMFSENKREYNRRVREIVEQSWTAD